Below is a window of Comamonadaceae bacterium M7527 DNA.
GCCAGCGTATCTGTGGTGTTGATTGAGGCCGGCGGCGACACCAACCATGTGATGGTGGACTGTCCTGCGGGCATTGCTGGCCTGGCCATGACTGGGCAGTTCAACTGGGCGTTTAATACCGAGCCACAAGCGCATTTGAACAACCGCGTGTGTTACCAGCCGCGCGGCAAAGGCTTGGGTGGCTCCAGCGCGATCAACGCCATGATTTATGTACGCGGCCACCCTATGGACTATGACGGCTGGGCTGCTATGGGTAATGCGGGCTGGTCTTACGCAGAGGTGTTGCCTTACTTCAAGCGCTCAGAGCACAACGAACGCGGCGCCAGCCGGTGGCACGGTAGCGGCGGCCCGCTAAACGTTAAAGACTTGCCAGAGCCCAACCCGGTGGCGTTGGCCTTTGTCCAGGCGGCGCACCAAGGTGGTGTGCCACTGCGCCACGACTTCAATGATGACGAGCAAGAGGGTGCGGGCATTTATCAAGTTACACACAACAACGGTGAGCGGCACACGGCGGCCAAAGCCTATTTGGCGCAAGCGCTCACGCGTCGCAACCTGACGGTGGTGCGCAACGCAACGGTGGATAAGGTGATGTTTGACAACGGGCGTGCGGTTGGCGTGCAGATTGTGCAAGACAACCACGTTCGCCAGATTAAAGCGTCTCGCGAGGTGGCTTTGTGTGCGGGGGCGTTGCAGTCGCCGGGTGTGTTGATGCGCTCTGGCATTGGCCCCGGCGGTCACTTGCAAGACATGGGCATAGCGGTGCAGCATGACTTGCCCGGCGTTGGCCAACATTTGCAAGACCACCTGGATGTGGTGCAACTGGTGAAGGCGCCGCATCTCACAGATTTAATGGGGCTGTCTGTGTCGGCGCTACCCAAAATGGTGAAGGGCTACTTGCAGTGGCGCAAGCACCGCAC
It encodes the following:
- a CDS encoding choline dehydrogenase, which gives rise to MPDFVVVGGGSAGCALAARLSEDASVSVVLIEAGGDTNHVMVDCPAGIAGLAMTGQFNWAFNTEPQAHLNNRVCYQPRGKGLGGSSAINAMIYVRGHPMDYDGWAAMGNAGWSYAEVLPYFKRSEHNERGASRWHGSGGPLNVKDLPEPNPVALAFVQAAHQGGVPLRHDFNDDEQEGAGIYQVTHNNGERHTAAKAYLAQALTRRNLTVVRNATVDKVMFDNGRAVGVQIVQDNHVRQIKASREVALCAGALQSPGVLMRSGIGPGGHLQDMGIAVQHDLPGVGQHLQDHLDVVQLVKAPHLTDLMGLSVSALPKMVKGYLQWRKHRTGILTTNFAEGGAFIKSSQSETLPDLQLHFVTGMLKDHGRARLYGLGYSCHVCVLRPKSRGSVALSSAHAHAAPRINPNFLSDPDDLRRLVRGFERMRELLRQPALASLGGVETSPTKDVMGPKAIEAFIRANADTIYHPVGTCRMGGGPLDVVDSQLRVHGVQGLRVVDASIMPTLIGGNTNAPSMMIAEKAADMMLGKPALVAS